One part of the Phoenix dactylifera cultivar Barhee BC4 chromosome 4, palm_55x_up_171113_PBpolish2nd_filt_p, whole genome shotgun sequence genome encodes these proteins:
- the LOC120110480 gene encoding uncharacterized protein LOC120110480, which yields MSVDRNWMYHRLSENGYIRAEFCDGVKGFLEFAFTQLEYCSGDKIRCPCIRCDNQKFLNRDTVNVHLLRKGFTPGYSTWFAHGELLGAVAPVSTSAVEASTSMDVGCEHGQQYRTMVMEAMGPEEELHLRSAFEVNHEEEPNKDAADFYSLLKDAEVPLWEGCKKHSKLSAISQLLNCKSEFNMSISCYDRIMKIVKNMLPESEKLPSDFYQSKKMLRKLGLEYTSIDVCENNCMLFYKETENLIECTICGHPRYKLRRNDGGGRRKDVPYRRLRYLPITPRLQRLFMSSRTAELMSWHVKGGDSDEMVHPACGEAWKHFDRIHPSFSTEPRNVRLGLCTDGFNPFSQSARPYSCWPVFVTVYNLPPSICMKRPYIFLSLVISGPKSPGKSIDVLLRPLIDELKILWEVGVTTYDIFRKENFQMKAVLLWTINDFPAYGMLSGWSTHGKLACPYCMENSKTFTLQHGGKTSFFDCHRQFLPMDHAYRYQVDSFFNGRIETDPPPRRLSGEELKNRISALPNITFGLKAPKHTIPGFGKDHNWVKRSIFWELPYWHTLLIRHNLDVMHIVRNVFLNIFYTCMDVKGKTKDNVKARQDLELYCKRPKLRIQFVNGKLVKPPASYVLSKDQAMEVCEWVKGLRLPDGYASNISKCVNLDDYKFYGLKSHDCHVFMLRLLPIAFREVLPAPVWDALTELSCYFRDLCSTTLRVQDMEVLEKNIVVTLCKLEKIFPPAFFDSMEHLPVHLAYEAKVGGPVQYRWMYPFERLMHDIKQKVKNRASIEGSIVEAYIIEEISTFCSHYFEPSIQTRLNQVPRNEDEGEFDLVDRLSIFTHQGRPFGKPSARHLTTQEFNAAELYVLLNCVEVQPFGK from the exons ATGTCAGTTGATCGTAATTGGATGTACCACCGACTTAGTGAAAATGGTTATATAAGAGCTGAGTTCTGTGATGGAGTTAAAGGGTTCCTTGAGTTTGCATTTACTCAGTTAGAGTATTGTAGTGGTGATAAGATTAGATGCCCTTGTATAAGATGTGACAACCAGAAATTTCTTAACCGTGATACGGTCAATGTTCATCTGTTGAGAAAGGGGTTTACACCGGGATATTCAACATGGTTTGCACATGGGGAGTTACTTGGTGCAGTTGCTCCTGTAAGTACAAGTGCAGTAGAAGCATCCACATCAATGGATGTTGGTTGTGAACATGGTCAGCAATATAGAACCATGGTGATGGAAGCTATGGGTCCAGAAGAGGAACTTCATTTGAGAAGTGCATTTGAAGTTAATCATGAGGAAGAACCAAACAAGGatgctgcagatttttattctttgttgaaAGATGCAGAAGTACCTTTGTGGGAAGGGTGTAAAAAACACTCTAAGTTATCTGCTATTAGTCAATTATTAAATTGCAAGTCTGAATTTAATATGAGTATATCTTGCTATGAtcgaatcatgaaaatagtgaaGAATATGTTGCCGGAAAGTGAGAAGCTGCCCTCTGATTTCTATCAATCAAAGAAGATGCTTCGGAAGTTGGGGTTGGAGTATACAAGTATTGATGTTTGTGAGAATAATTGTATGCTATTCTATAAGGAAACAGAGAATTTGATTGAGTGTACTATTTGTGGTCATCCTCGTTATAAACTCAGAAGAAATGATGGTGGTGGTAGAAGAAAAGATGTTCCTTATAGAAGGTTGCGATATCTTCCAATAACACCAAGACTTCAGAGGCTTTTTATGTCAAGCAGAACGGCTGAACTCATGTCATGGCATGTGAAGGGAGGTGATTCAGATGAGATGGTGCATCCTGCTTGTGGGGAGGCTTGGAAGCACTTTGACCGCATTCATCCATCCTTTTCTACCGAGCCTCGTAATGTTAGACTTGGGTTATGTACGGATGGATTTAACCCCTTTAGCCAATCAGCTCGTCCTTATTCTTGTTGGCCAGTTTTCGTAACAGTTTACAATCTTCCACCATCAATATGTATGAAACGACCCTACATTTTTCTAAGTTTAGTCATTTCTGGACCTAAGAGCCCTGGCAAAAGTATTGATGTCTTGCTTAGGCCTTTGATTGATGAACTTAAAATATTATGGGAAGTAGGGGTCACCACTTATGACATCTTTAGAAAAGAGAATTTTCAAATGAAGGCAGTTTTATTATGGACTATCAatgattttcctgcatatgGCATGCTTTCAGGATGGAGTACGCATGGAAAGTTGGCCTGCCCgtattgtatggagaactcaaaAACATTTACACTACAACATGGTGGGAAGACTTCTTTTTTTGACTGCCATCGTCAATTCTTGCCCATGGACCATGCATACAGATACCAAGTTGATAGTTTCTTCAATGGTAGAATAGAGACAGACCCCCCACCTCGTCGACTGTCTGGTGAGGAGTTGAAAAATAGGATCTCTGCTTTGCCTAATATAACTTTTGGTTTGAAAGCTCCTAAGCACACCATTCCTGGATTCGGTAAAGATCATAATTGGGTGAAAAGGAGCATATTTTGGGAGTTGCCCTATTGGCATACACTACTTATTCGACATAATTTAGATGTCATGCATATTGTTCGGAATGTGTTTCTCAATATATTTTACACTTGTATGGATGTAAAAGGGAAGACTAAAGATAATGTGAAAGCAAGGCAAGATTTGGAGTTGTATTGCAAGCGTCCTAAGTTGAGGATTCAATTTGTTAATGGAAAGCTAGTTAAGCCTCCAGCTTCCTATGTATTGTCCAAAGACCAAGCAATGGAGGTCTGCGAGTGGGTGAAAGGGTTAAGACTGCCTGATGGATATGCTTCAAACATATCGAAGTGTGTTAACCTGGATGATTATAAGTTTTACGGGTTAAAAAGTCACGATTGTCATGTTTTCATGCTGAGATTGCTTCCAATTGCATTCCGTGAAGTATTGCCAGCACCAGTGTGGGATGCATTGACAGAATTAAGCTGTTACTTTAGAGATTTATGCAGCACAACTTTGCGTGTCCAAGATATGGAGGTTCTTGAGAAAAATATTGTGGTAACTCTCTGCAAACTTGAGAAGATATTCCCTCCTGCATTTTTTGACTCAATGGAGCACTTACCTGTTCATCTAGCTTATGAAGCTAAGGTTGGGGGGCCCGTGCAGTACAGATGGATGTACCCCTTTGAAAG GCTTATGCATGATATAAAGCAGAAGGTAAAGAATCGAGCATCGATTGAAGGTTCTATTGTCGAGGCTTACATCATAGAAGAAATATCAACTTTCTGTTCGCATTATTTTGAGCCTTCTATACAAACGAGGTTAAATCAAGTTCCCCGTAATGAAGATGAAGGGGAGTTTGATCTCGTGGATCGTCTATCCATTTTTACTCATCAAGGTCGACCTTTTGGAAAACCTTCTGCAAGGCATTTGACTACTCAGGAGTTTAATGCTGCTGAGTTATATGTTCTTCTTAATTGTGTGGAGGTTCAACCTTTTGGAAAGTAA